The DNA region GAGGAAAAAAAGTATTCCACATAATCATAGAGAGGAAACCAAACCACAAACAAAATAATGACAGCTTATGATATGAAATAAACACTGTTCATCAAATGTTTAGTTCAAGTCATATCTGCAAGAGTAAATGCAAATAATACAGACAAATATTATTGTTGTTATAGCAACACATTAAGATTCAACCAATTATTCACCAAGTACAAAGGAAATGAAACTAACAGTTGTGCTTCATTATGAAACAATCAGACGAAAATTAACAATATAGGTGGGTGAGACTTATTCTTTCCATGAGACAGAATAAAGTTAGGATTCGAATtgaggtatggagtcaaagaaatAGTATTCCTCTACCAAACTATTAGGGAGACCAAGTCATTTATGATGGAATAAAAATATGACAAGAAGAACCCACTATCGTCCACAGACCATTCAAACTTGCAAGTTAATCCACTGAAGAATTTGAAATCATTTGCAACTTGTCATACTCATAACAATTTTCAGAGGAAGCAACATCTATCAGACAATAATAGCAATGATGTTAAAAATATAGAGTACACCTCATAGAATCATTTGGTATTCACAAATTGAAATGGCAATGAACAGATTATAAATaaattctttcttcttttctaatCACTTTCGGAATACTATTCTTCTACCACTATTTATTCAACTGTCTTAAGTGACTCAATCATTATTTAGAATTTAAGCCACTTTTCACTTTCCATGGCATTGACAATAATAACTCTAGGATGTTTCAGGCAAGGTTGCGATTCTTAATTTTAAGTAAATAATCAAGATTACCTATAGTTGGTTGTGAATGAAAGTCTAACATAATTCACGACGATTGTTATTGAGTACTACTTTAGAACCACACGATAATTCTTATGCAAATTAGCAGTTATCCAGATTTACTCCATAAATAGCATCTTCATCAAAAGAAACTCTTACTGAATGATAGATTCAATATCTATCacttttaaattttgaaacttgaTGTGCTTGTAACTTCTATCTTTGAATTGCTACTGAATATACTTTTCTTTACAAAACCCAACATATTCCGACTCTGTCAACCTACATTCATCACTAGCAGAATCGAATTAAACAATCAGATAAGATTTCTGGGAGGAAGTGAAAAATGCGATTTATAATAGGATTTAATAAGGAAGAAAAGACTGTATCCTCTTATGCCAACTCCAGCCGACAAGACACCCCAAATGACCAAAAATCCCACTCATTGCTGCTCAAAATATTGCAAATGATAGCATTCAAATGAGCAGGAATAATCAAGATTCAAATGCGATTCTTAAAATACGCAAACTGAAACGAAGACGTGCGGGATTCGAGGCGGATCTGTCGCATCGAAAAGGCGATTGCCGATCCAAAGATGAGTTAGCTAACGATATGGCTAACCTCGACGGCCTCGAGAGCTCTACAATGCGCCAGAGAcaccggaggaggaggaggaggaggcggaggaAGAGGAGCAGCAGCAGCAGATCAGCGGCGCGAGCGAGGTGGAGACGATGACGACGAGGCCGAGGCGAGCTTGTTTATATTCCTCGTGCAATGAAAGCGGTGCCCCCAGATCAATGCAGACGGAGTGAGATTTCGAGCCGAAGTGGAATTATCTCTCAATCCGACGGCTGTAATCGCATCAATCACATCACGATATGGGAAGAAGAGCAACGGCTGGAATTGCAATGTTCCACCCTCCAAACTAtttgataatttaagttaatcGACGGTTTAAAATTGCAACTGTAATGTGATTTAAGTTAAAAGTAAAATTATAAGATATTGCATAAATTAAAACAATATTTTGAGCCAATGGAATAGATTAGATCAATTTGAGTCGATCATCGAGCTGAATGGAACTGATCACATTAATTGAGTCAAATAGATGGGTCCAAGTAATCTGCAAGTGAACACTTACCAAGGGACCATTTTTCGTCAAAATAATCTGCATTGAGTTATCGTCATTACCTTCTAAACAGTTAAAGAATTGGTCTAGATAGATTGTAAGTTATGTAATACCTGCAATGGCAACTAAACACTTAATGCATGACATTTATATAAATTCTTACATATTCACCCCAGCAACAGTAGTCTGAAACTTTTCAGAATAGCATATTGATTCGAGAGATTCAAACACAGAGACAAGGTGCGTTTTACGTGTAGCGTGTCAATTTACCGTTTTATTTAATGGAGATATATTGATGATGATGACCTTGAAGATGATGCCAGCCTATGCTCTCTTAAACAAGATCACCAGAATTGTTGCAATTGCTAGAGCCATAAGAGATGATCCAAAACTGGAGTTGAAGAATGACTTATCCTGCTCGTTGCCAGCTTTTTTAGGATCAAGAAAATCCTGCATGAAGGTGGATATGTTGATCACTACTTCTACCATTTTTTCTTTCGCCCTATGAATCAAGTTCATGAACTGTGAAATTTTAGTTGGTTTGGTAGTAGACGATTTGTGATCTTCGTCAGCCATGGGCACCTCAGTGACAAAGCATGATGATTCAGGAGGGTAGATGACTGCAAGGAGAAATTGGATTAGACAGTGTTGATTTCGATGAGATATCTTTTAAGAAAGGGAGAGTAGATGTGTACTTGACTTGTGAGTCTCGTAGAATTCTGTAACTTCTGGGTTGTTCATTACGGCAGCCCAAACATTCTTGTCAGCGGCAATTGAAGCTACCACACTCTGATGGAAGAGCCATCAAAGAAGTGTAATTATTATGAGGTAAATAATTATACACAGAAGATTACATGGAAAAATAAAACGAATCAGATCGTTGGATGACATCTCTACACTCGGCATAAACTGATGAGAACAGATACAAAAGTGAGGAAAAATACAACCTTATGTTGATAAATTAAGTATAAGTACTGAACAAACATTACTTGCACCTTTGATCCTTGTAATAACTATACAGTCCAAACTTGAATGCACTTGGTATATGCACACCATAAATGCTGCTTGAAATTTTAAACTGTAAAAAAAATTAGGAACCTGGACTTGAGGGTTTCCTTGCAACAATTCAAATGCTTGAGCAACATGTCTGGGAATAGATGGAACAGCTACTGGAGCTTCAAACATGAACGACGCATGAGGAACTTCAGTGGAAGAATGACTCAGAATCAGAGAAGGATACATTCTGCAATTAGTATCACTAATAAGTGGAATAAATGAAGCCTCAATTATAGTAGCTTGGCTTATGAACATACAAACAGGATAGCAGGATGGAAAGTATCCTATCTAGTCCATGTGTATACTATATAAACATGatggtgaatcatcatcaagtaaTATTTTATCCCAAATATACAGTGTCAACTACATAAATTGTATGCATCCACTGAGCTGTCTCCATGTAAAAGTATACCAAtagtaatattcaaattaattaaatcatattttatttacTAATGTATTTGTTATCTCTCTACTCCTTGTCTCTAATAATTCTACTATTTCAACTGTAGAATCTAATGCTTGTCTTTGATCATGTTTACACTGACTCAACCTATTTTCTCTCTGAATATGATAATATCAACTCAACCTATTTTCTATCATTTCATCAACAATTGGAGCTACAACTAATTGCTCTCGAATAAACATGATGGTGGTGTGTTGGCTAAAACTTTATGAAGGCTACCTTCATAGAGATTTCTAAGATGAGAACACAACATTGAGATCTACGAAAGGGACCTTCAAAGAATTTGCATCTGTGTATACGATATACTAATATGAAATTGGTTCTTTGGTGAAACAATATAAAGTCATttgcatgaaaatatgataatCTCCACTAACAATGTCACTCCATTTAGTTCATAAACATGACCAAAATATCTAACGGCATCTAAAGTCCTAGTTGGTTAACGATACCAAGTACTGAAATCAACCTTGGAAGTAGGAACTAGGAAGTAATCATCAGAAGTCACAATCTCAACTGGAAGCTTAAGGATTCAGCTAAGCAGATAGCAAAAAGGTAAACGGTACACAAAAAATCTTGTAGAAAATCATGAATATAGAGGGAATGACAGAAATCTTACTCCTTGAGGGTAACTGCCAGATCGGAAGTCGCCTCCTTGGCCTCCTCCAGCGTCGGAACGGGCCCGAAGACGAGCCTTGGGGCTGGATCCAGCGATTCGAGGGGGACGACCTCCTGCTCCTCCTCCCACCAAGGCTTCTGAACGGCCGACACAGGAGACGCCTCCTGAGATCCCTTATCGAGAGAGCAAATGGACATGGACGGTCCTCCCTCGACGGATACGGTCGCGATGGCCGGATAGCTCGCCCTCAGGCCGGCCGCCACAGCCGCACGGCCTGCGAACAAGCCGATCGAGCGGTAGCCACCAAGGGCCGCGGACTTCACGGCTTTCATTCCGTTCATCTCCTCGACGTCCCTCTTCTCGGTCGATCTCTGTCACTCTCACTCTCGTTAAATGCCCTAGATCGGTGCGACTGCGTCGAGGCAACGCTGGGTCACCACTCAAGTCCCGAGGCTTCTCACGACGGGATAGTCGTGTCTTACGTTTAAAGTATGCAATGCACGTGCGACAAATCACCGTCGCCTTCTGCGAAACCTCTCCTGGCTCCTCTTCCTTCGGTCACTTTCCTTCTCTCTTTCCTCTCGCCTCTCGAGCTCCAGCCCATTCACTGCATCATCTCAGCTGTCAtcatctctctctctttctctctcatggAGTCAATTTCCTCGAAGGAATCCTTTCCATGCCATCTCGGCTATTTAACTACCCCTGATCTCTTTCCCTTACCGTCTCCATCGTTAAGCTTCCAGAATTCCGTATCTCACTACAATTCCTTCCCATGGCGGCGCGCCGGCAGGTAGTGGAGTTCGAGGACCACCTCCCTCTGATGGCGGAGAAGCTGGGCGAGGAGGGGCTCATGGAGGAGCTCTGCAACGGCTTCCGCCTCCTCATGGACCCCGCCCGAGGCCTCATCACCTTCGACAGTCTCAAGCGCAACGCCGCGCTGCTCGGACTCTCCGCCCTTGCGGACGACGACCTCCGCGCCATGCTCCGCGagggcgacggcgacggcgacggcgccCTTAACCAGTTGGAGTTCTGCGTCCTCATGCTCCGCCTCAGCCCCCAAATAATGGACGCCCCCCGACGCTGGCTGGACGACGCCTTCCGGCGAACCTTCGGCTCCCCCGCCGGATTCATGAGCTAGTAATCGAGCTCCTCTGAAGAAAAAAActcttttttttctcctttcccCAACGATTCCATCTTTTCCAGGAACTTTCATGTTCATAATGTAATTGAAATTGAGCTCTCTGCAGTAAAGAAGATCTGTTTTTTCTCCTCCGTCAAAGTTTTCAACTACAACAAAATCTAGCGTACCGGAAAAAAAATCCCCCCTTTTTCTCTCCCTCGACAGAGATTCAATCTTTCCCTGTAATAGAAATTGAGGTCTCGGCATCGAAAGATCTTTTGCTGGAAATTCAATCTCTCTGCCGTTAAAATTTCGATCTTCTGCACAAATTTGAACGTACTTTGTCAATAATCTATAGATTTGATACACCGGCAAAAGAATTGATCTCTACAACTCGCACTTTAAATCAGAAAAACACATGTAGtcgaacaaaaaaaatatatcatcaaACTCTACTCTTCCAATATGAAATAAGATACATGTTGCCAACCTCAAACAGTTGTGACTAATATGGCTTCATCTAATATAACTGACCTCGACCTCGACCTCGAACAGTTGCAACAAATATGGCTTGatgatgatgacgatgatgaAGAAGAATTTGCATTCTAACGACCTTCAGTAGTTGTGATGGTCAGATTGTTTAGTGAATAAATCTCCAAGTTTTCTGCTGATGGATCATTTCTTTGGATGGTAAATATTGGTTTTTTAGGTGCATGAAAACAACTGACAACATTGCTGGTCTGCCACTCGGGCTGTCCTGAATACACAAGAGACCCACATGGATGCTCCTTAATGTTTCATCTAGGTAGCAAGACGGTTCTAAGAAGGATCTATGAAGTCCTTTACATTCCCTTCATTCCATAGTTGCCTTGCCTGAAAAAACACTTCAACTTTGTGAGTTTGAAAAGATCaagcattttacttttctaaaatTTCAGTGTTTACTTACATCAGCCAAGAGATGGGTGAAGTCGACCGCGAGGTAAAAGCTACTATTTCGTGGGCCGCTCACAATCTCCAAGAGCAATACTCCGAAACTATAAACATCATATTTCATAGAAAAGAGTCCTTACATTGCATATTCAAGAGACATATATCCACTACAAATACATTGCACATCCATTCGatattaaacttctcttttccttgAGTGTTTTTCTTAATTTCGAATCACATAATACTTAATAAGTTGCAACAACTCTTTTGGTATTTGCTTCATTCTGGTTCCGTCCAAAGATCTTTTCCATTCCAAAATCAGTTATCTTAGGGTTCATATCCTTGTCTAACAAAATATTGCTCACCTTAAGATCTTAAGATCGTGGTGAACAATCCGTAACTTCGAATCTTGATGAAGATAAAGAAGTGCTCGAGCAATTCCTTTGATTATGTTGAACCTCTTCCCCCAATCGAGCTTCGTCTTTAGCACCGGATCTATTCAAATTACTTCATAAAGCCTAAATCCACAATTGTAAAGTTGAAGTTCACTATCAAAAAGTGTAAGGAAACCAACCCAATAGGAAGAACTCCAAGCTCTTGTTGGGCATGTATTCATAAGCTAGTAGTTTCTCTTCCCCATGAATGCAATAGCCAAGGAGCCCGACTAGGTTCCTATGCTGCAACCTAGCAATCAATTAATCTCATTCTTAAACTCTACAAATCCTTGTCCAGATTCTCTAATTAGTCTTTTAATTGCAATTTCTTGTCCTCCTTGAAGAATGCCCTGAAACAAGAAAAAGTCAACTTCTTCAACCACAAAAACTTCAATCTAATTCTCACTCTAATCCACTACACAAATCTCCCGCCGATGTAAAGTCCTGGATAAGGGTCTATTATACGCATCTTTACGGTGCATTAAGGCTCCCCTTCAGTCTAATTCTCAATCTATCAACAGACTTAAAAAGATTGTTTGTACCTTGTAAACTATGCCAAAGCCTCCTTCTCCCAGTTTATTTGAAACAGAGAAGTTGTCAGTGGGCTCTCAAAGCTGATCAGTGGAAGCTCTGGAGCAGCTTGATCTGCTGCACTCCTTCCACAACTTCTTTAGAACCAGAGAAATTGTTCAAAAAATCTCGACTCCAGTGCAAATCTCGCCTGAACACAGTTTTGATTTGCTCATCAAACTTCCACACAGCAAAGACGCAGGCAAAAGCAGAGGCTGCTCCTAAAATGGACAGCACATGCAGCAGTATCTTCCTCCTGCTCTTGCTGCTTGATCCACCTGATTGAAGATGACAATTCAGTTGCATCAGATGTTACTCGTTGTTCGGTCAGTGGCAGCGAAAAGAGGCATAAAGTTTACCTGAATTGAAGCTCATGAGCCTCAGATACAAGTCACTCCTCCAATACTTAGCATCTCAGCGTCAACAAAACACCTTGTCCAAACCAAACACCTTGGAGTTGTAGCATTCCCCGCGTTCAGATCAGCATAAGCAAAGGCTTGACAGGAGCAATTGGTCGAGCACTCAGACCTGCATTCGCTCACGTTCATCTTTTTCCTCACGCGCACGAACTGGTCCGGCAACTTCATCCCTGCCACTAGGAGGAAGCCGTCCCCCTCACCGCACCGGAGAGCTCTCGCCCTCGAGCAACCGCCTGAATGGTCGCCGCCGCTCCAAGCGGTCTGGCCGGAGGATCCGTAAACTTGGCAGCCGATCGTTACGGATGTGAAGGTTCGCCATAGTTTCGATGTGGAGTCCCAGCTCAGGAGCTGCAGCTGGCCGGAGTGCTTCAGGGTGTACCTGGTGTGGCGTAACGAGTAGCACAAAGGTGTCCGTTGGGTGATCGAAGCTCTGCCAGAGGACGCTGCAGTTGTCATATCGGAGAACTAGATTCTCGGTGTTGAGTAGCACCGCCTCCGTGGCGGTTCCTGGTGGATTCGGCGACCAGAAGGTGAAGTTGCTCCGGCGCGAACCGACGATGCGGAGGCTGCTGTCGTCGGAGAAGAGGAGAGCTGCGTATGGGCCGGTGACGGGGCTCTCCCTGTTGGCGACCCAGATGACGGTCCTCTGGGGGATGTTGTACCAGACGCCGAGGTAGAGGTCCCCGCCGGTGCTCCCTGGGGAGAAGAAGCCGAGGACGAAGGCGCAGCGGTCGGAGGTCAAGGTCTCATTGGAAGGTATGAGTTGACCGGGGGTTAACCTGTTATCTGAAACGCAGGGGAGCAAATGcagagagaaaaggaagaggattTTGACGACGGGCAAAGACTTCGCCATTGCCTTTCTCGAGCTTCTTCGATTGCGTTGTTAAAATAAAGACATAATTAAGTTTTAGTAGataattaaataagttaaataCGTATAGAGATGGATTgacaataaaatttattttttttagctaaATTAGCAATCATAATTTATCTCAGTTACTAATTAGCAACGTAAATTAGATTCTATTGTTAATTGTGGATTTTTTAGTATTAATTATATGATGAGTtacaataaataatataatttaattaatcaaatttttaaatgattGTCAATAAAATTGATGATCTTcgtataataaattaaatatcaaatGTATTTAAGATCTCATTATCGGTAAATATTTAACATATTTAActagtaaataaaaataaaaatatatgaaaaattaacaCTATAATTTTTTCAACACTTAAATTCGTAATTGAAAGAGATGAAGTAAGAAAACTTTACCTCAATTAAAAAGTGTTTACTGTGAAGTGTCGGCGAAGTGATGACGACAGCACTGGCAGCAGATGATAGCGGTGCTGGTGATAGCGGTGTATATCCTTCGATAAAAACCCTCACAAAATTCATACATACACCTATATAAACAACAGAAAAGCAGTAACTCTAAAAGAGATAACCATCCAAAAAATCATTCCACCATCCTCACCAAACCAAAAAAGAGTCAAAATTCCAAATTGATGAACCAAAATAACTCTTACTTCATTGTATATCACATTTGATGATGGGGAGGAGATTTTTAATGATGAACTTTTTTCCATCTTCATTTATTTCATCAATTTAAAATTCAAGCTCTTTTTTACTTTGATGAGAGTGGTAGAATGAGTTTTTGGTTAGTTATCCCTTTCAGAGTTGCTGCTTTTGAATAGATCGAGTTTATCTagatcgcggtcaaacgcgatctatgcgagaagggtaaagttttatcccctcctaggcacctggaacccttccaagcgccccgaccaagactataaatatagccttggtccaagaagctcaacAAGACAAGAAATTTTGATTACAATACTTGTAtgctttcattgttagtttagcttcttatttttctgtgcttgaatgatgtaagaggcttctccacccgaaAGAAGATATTCTATTGTGCTTCatcctccttggattaacaacctccctggttgtaaccaagtaaatacttgtgcctcttctttttattttctatctatttattttatgcaagtgttactttGAAAGTCCGAGAAAGGATCGTGTtttttttagggcaattcacccctcctctcttgtcGGCATCCAACGGtcaccaacaagtagtatcagaacaAGGAcgcctcaggaggactaaccgtcgactaaaGTAACGAGATGACCGGAACGAACATCTACCCACtaacgttcgagggggagttcgcattttggaagtgacgaatggaggtttattttaaaactgattttaatatattattaataatgaCGTATGATTATGAAGCTCCAAAGGATACAAAAGGAGAAGAATTtaaggagcatcaatggactgatAAGCAGCGCGATGAATTCATGACAAACAGTAGGGCTGAACCCCGCCTTCTGAGTGTACTACCTACCCAGGATCTCGAAAGAGTCGAAAAATAcagaagcgcaaaagaactttgggaaaagttcttgaagctctactaAGAACTATTTGAAGCCGACTCCTCTATGGACACCGAGCCGTCGTCAAAAAAATCCGAAATGGAGGAAATTACCGGGACAACCCTAACAGCCGAGTTCCATCTCGAGGACACAGGAAACTTATcctagatgagcatcgatgaagggggagagtctttggaagaaaacaactcaacaggggAAGCATCAaaagtcgacaaggtaagtcaagtacggtctccacctcctgaccaattgCTTAATTCGGTTAAAATACTGTCGAAAGATTTTTGCGAGTTAAAAATATTATCGAAACATTTTTgcgaattagaaattaaaaataaaacaaagagtAGTGAGTTTAAAGAAACTCTAGCAACAGATTGTTgattaaagaatctcgacaaactAATAAGAAAAAATGACATGTTAAAGGTGCAAACACAATTTTCTACATGTTCAAAATTCCCTGctttaaatttgagaaattataatagattaaaatgaaaatttaaatatcacaatgaaagAATTGACAATAACTTGCAATTTTTTCCCATTTGAGTTTATTTAATTGCTTTAAAGGCTTATTTCTATACAAtttgtttaaatcttgaaaatgtaTTTTCTTCTGTCAAAATGCATGttctatttttcagaaaatatttcaagatttcaaaaattgacttaAGACTTAtactactattttttttaaaaaaaaacttgtgtTTAAGATTAACAATTTTTTCAAgtcattttaacttgataaattcaGAGTTTAAATTCGCTTATTTGTCTTGAAAATGTGCCCTTAGACATTTtaaggaaccccattttttatgtgatcaaaggggaagaaggaaaagtataagtctaggggaggtagactacaatttttctatctttttatcactttattgcaatattagttaTTTTACTCTTATATCtatttaccctaccttaacttggattgctcacataaaaaagggggagattgttagaacccaaaaggttgttttgatgtgatcaacaagttaagttaggtcctatcgtattttaaccttgtgtctaagtgtgcaagagcttaggagcacagggagtcgagtagaagacgcagctagcgagaaggacagcacgggagagtGCGTCTGAGAgatgaggcactgcggaagagtacaccggcggacgagaaggaaacgtgcGGTGTTTTCGAagaacgagaagccggagcggaagattattcggggagtaagagacgcagctagcgagaaggtcggcacgggagagtgcgtccgagggacgaagagctgcggatgagtacgctggtggacgagaaggaagtacgcgacgattccgagggacaagaagccggagcagaagcaagctcgagaaggccggaagttgggttcaggtgagacctattctggatggccgagatcacccaagcaagcggagccggagcggaagactcggaccgagatgagctgaactAGAGCAGAGGGCCTGGACTGAAAAAatcaactctgttgactttcttggtccgggagCCCAGAACCATTCTGGGCACCCGGACTTGTCgggggcacctggaaccctttcgggcgcccggacctggagtTTATTCAGATCGCGATCAAACGCGATCtatgcgagaagggataaagttttatcccctcccagatgtctggaacccttccaagtgtcccgagcaaggctataaatataaccttgatcCAAGAAGCTCAACAAGACAAGCAATTGTGattacaacacttgtatgctttcattgttagtttagcttcttatttttctgtgtttgaatgctgtaagaggtttctccggcCCAAAGGAGATATTTTATTGcacttcattctccttggattaacaacctctccggttgtaaccaagtaaatacttgtacctcttctttttattttctgtctatttatttttttttgcaagtGTTACTTTGAAAGTTCGAAAAAgatagtttttcttttgatatttgtGCAAACTATtcaaacccccttctagccggccaacacgATCCAACAATATTGTCCTGTTCTTCCTTTCAGCAACTTTATTTTGCTAGGGTGATCTTAGAACTATCAAAAGATGATGAATTCCATGCAACTCACAAAAGCTGTTAAATTCATTAGATATAAATTCACCATCCCTATTGATTCTTAATGCTTGAATttgatatctattttttttttcaacaagaGTTTTGAACTTTGTGAATGTACCAAATACCTCAGATTTTTCCTTCAAAAAATAAATCCATGTCTttctactaaaatcatcaataaagagTACAAAGTAATTGCTTTTACTGAGAGATTTGGGCTTGA from Zingiber officinale cultivar Zhangliang chromosome 4B, Zo_v1.1, whole genome shotgun sequence includes:
- the LOC121978772 gene encoding uncharacterized protein LOC121978772; amino-acid sequence: MNGMKAVKSAALGGYRSIGLFAGRAAVAAGLRASYPAIATVSVEGGPSMSICSLDKGSQEASPVSAVQKPWWEEEQEVVPLESLDPAPRLVFGPVPTLEEAKEATSDLAVTLKEMYPSLILSHSSTEVPHASFMFEAPVAVPSIPRHVAQAFELLQGNPQVQSVVASIAADKNVWAAVMNNPEVTEFYETHKSIIYPPESSCFVTEVPMADEDHKSSTTKPTKISQFMNLIHRAKEKMVEVVINISTFMQDFLDPKKAGNEQDKSFFNSSFGSSLMALAIATILEYKQARLGLVVIVSTSLAPLICCCCSSSSASSSSSSGVSGAL
- the LOC121977145 gene encoding calcium-binding protein KRP1-like encodes the protein MAARRQVVEFEDHLPLMAEKLGEEGLMEELCNGFRLLMDPARGLITFDSLKRNAALLGLSALADDDLRAMLREGDGDGDGALNQLEFCVLMLRLSPQIMDAPRRWLDDAFRRTFGSPAGFMS